In a genomic window of Fimbriiglobus ruber:
- a CDS encoding T4 RnlA family RNA ligase, with the protein MLARGIILDPESKRVVATPFPKFFNVGERLDSVPDLPFETFEKLDGSLIILFHHKGEWRTATKGSLGSDQAKWAANWISSHDLSVLDPDTTYLAEALYPENRIVVHYQHTGLVLLGAYSGDGMELGYGELCGLSDRLGWRIAKRHAFTAVSELLTLAKELPPTEEGFVLRFSNGLRLKVKGDEYCRIHRLVSRLTPLAMWEAMQSGGGLEAIRRQLPEEFWADFDAITGTLQQNIDKLIAVVQIEAEAVAGLTDKEVGLRLATFPETVRRFIFPFRNNGGDLLSGKTRELVFRTIRPTGNVLEGYVPSYAINRVMDEAA; encoded by the coding sequence ATGCTAGCGCGGGGAATTATTCTCGACCCCGAAAGCAAGCGGGTTGTGGCCACTCCCTTCCCCAAGTTCTTCAACGTCGGTGAGCGATTGGATTCCGTTCCCGATCTGCCCTTCGAGACATTCGAGAAGTTGGACGGCAGTCTCATCATTCTGTTCCACCACAAGGGGGAGTGGAGGACTGCGACCAAGGGCAGCCTTGGCTCGGATCAAGCGAAGTGGGCCGCGAATTGGATTTCCAGCCACGATTTATCGGTTCTTGATCCGGACACGACTTACCTCGCGGAGGCTCTTTACCCGGAGAACCGAATAGTGGTGCATTACCAGCATACCGGGCTCGTTCTACTCGGGGCCTACAGCGGGGACGGAATGGAACTGGGCTACGGCGAGCTTTGCGGCTTGAGCGACCGGCTCGGTTGGAGAATCGCCAAGCGGCACGCGTTCACCGCGGTCTCGGAGTTGCTCACCCTAGCGAAGGAACTTCCCCCAACCGAAGAGGGGTTCGTGCTGCGGTTCTCGAACGGACTCCGGTTGAAGGTGAAGGGAGATGAGTATTGCCGCATTCATCGGCTGGTATCTCGCCTTACCCCGCTGGCGATGTGGGAAGCGATGCAATCTGGAGGCGGCCTTGAAGCGATCCGGCGCCAATTGCCGGAGGAGTTCTGGGCCGACTTCGACGCGATCACAGGCACTCTCCAGCAAAACATCGACAAGTTGATCGCAGTGGTCCAGATCGAGGCGGAAGCAGTGGCCGGTCTAACGGACAAGGAAGTCGGGTTACGGCTTGCGACCTTCCCCGAAACCGTGCGGCGGTTCATTTTCCCGTTTCGGAATAACGGGGGTGACTTGCTTTCGGGCAAGACCCGGGAGTTGGTATTCCGCACGATCCGGCCGACAGGGAATGTGCTTGAGGGGTATGTCCCGTCCTATGCCATCAACCGGGTGATGGACGAAGCCGCGTGA